The Streptosporangiales bacterium genome contains a region encoding:
- a CDS encoding heme-binding protein has protein sequence MSSSGGLRLGVAQQIAGGVFELRQQRGYLPLTVAVLDAGGHVVVLQREDGASIMRPQIASGKAWGALGMGLPSRELARRAQGQPQFFAALAPGGLVPVPGGVLVRDPQTREIVGAVRVSGDTSDRDEECAVAAIEATGLVADATAES, from the coding sequence TGTCGTCGTCGGGAGGGCTGCGGCTCGGGGTCGCGCAGCAGATCGCTGGCGGCGTGTTCGAGCTGCGGCAGCAGCGTGGCTACCTGCCGTTGACCGTGGCCGTGCTGGACGCGGGTGGGCACGTCGTCGTGCTGCAGCGCGAGGACGGGGCGAGCATCATGCGGCCGCAGATCGCCTCCGGCAAGGCATGGGGTGCGCTCGGCATGGGCCTGCCCAGCCGCGAGCTCGCCCGCCGCGCGCAGGGGCAGCCGCAGTTCTTCGCCGCGCTCGCGCCTGGTGGTCTGGTGCCGGTGCCCGGTGGTGTACTCGTCCGTGACCCACAGACCCGCGAGATCGTCGGCGCGGTTAGGGTCAGCGGCGACACGTCCGACCGCGACGAGGAGTGCGCGGTGGCGGCCATCGAGGCCACCGGGCTGGTCGCCGACGCAACTGCCGAGTCGTGA
- a CDS encoding carboxymuconolactone decarboxylase family protein codes for MTRLPQLPPDQLSAEQRAVYDAIVGGKRSSGPQLFDLTAPDGSLYGPFNAMLVNPALGGTFQRVGEILRYESSLSTRVRELVILVVAQAWRCEFEWYAHSKIARHAGMPENVLAALHRGDRPDEVSGPEATAYDVCRALLRDRTVDDELYASATDEFGDRGVAELVFLFGYYTSVAAALNTFAVALPPGAESAFD; via the coding sequence ATGACCCGACTGCCGCAACTGCCACCTGACCAGCTCTCCGCCGAACAGCGTGCTGTGTACGACGCGATCGTCGGCGGCAAGCGGTCGTCCGGGCCGCAGCTGTTCGACCTCACCGCGCCGGACGGCAGCCTGTACGGACCGTTCAACGCGATGCTGGTCAACCCGGCGCTCGGCGGCACGTTCCAACGGGTCGGCGAGATCCTCCGCTACGAGTCGTCGTTGTCGACCCGGGTGCGTGAGCTCGTCATCCTTGTGGTGGCGCAGGCCTGGCGGTGTGAGTTCGAGTGGTACGCGCACTCGAAGATCGCCAGGCATGCGGGCATGCCGGAGAACGTGCTGGCCGCGCTGCACCGCGGGGACCGGCCGGACGAGGTGTCCGGGCCGGAAGCCACCGCGTACGACGTGTGCCGTGCCCTGCTGCGTGACCGCACCGTCGACGACGAGCTGTACGCGTCCGCCACGGACGAGTTCGGCGACCGCGGGGTCGCCGAGCTGGTGTTCCTTTTCGGCTACTACACCAGCGTGGCCGCCGCGCTCAACACGTTCGCCGTGGCGTTGCCGCCGGGCGCGGAGTCCGCGTTCGACTGA